The following are encoded in a window of Manihot esculenta cultivar AM560-2 chromosome 8, M.esculenta_v8, whole genome shotgun sequence genomic DNA:
- the LOC110621142 gene encoding protein HEAT STRESS TOLERANT DWD 1, with protein MVRSIKNPKKAKRKNKGSKKGDGSSSSSSIPSMPTKVWQPGVDKLEEGEELECDPSAYNSLHGFHIGWPCLSFDIVRDSLGLIRTEFPHTAYLVAGTQAEKASFNSIGIFKVSNISGKRRELLPTQKNSDDADMDADSSDSDEDSEDAENSGSLTPALQLRKVAHEGCVNRIRAMTQNPHICASWSDTGHVQVWDFTTHLNALAQSEAAVNQGGSSVFNQAPLVKFGGHKDEGYAIDWSPRVTGRLVSGDCKNCIYLWEPTSGATWNFSSAFIGHSASVEDLQWSPTEDEVFASCSVDGSIAIWDIRLGKSPAISFKAHNADVNVISWNRLASVMLASGSDDGTFSIRDLRLLSQKQEDDKSVVAHFEYHKYPVTSIEWSPHEASVLAVSSSDNQLTIWDLSLEKDEEEEAEFRAKTNEQVNAPADIPPQLLFVHQGQKDLKELHWHSQIPGMLVSTAADGFNILMPSNIQSTLPSEGA; from the exons ATGGTTCGCAGCATCAAAAACCCTAAAAAGGCCAAGAGGAAAAACAAG GGTTCAAAGAAAGGAGATGGTtcatcttcttcatcatcaataCCGTCAATGCCCACAAAGGTATGGCAACCAGGGGTGGACAAGCTGGAGGAAGGCGAGGAACTCGAGTGTGACCCGTCTGCCTACAATTCTCTTCATGGGTTTCACATTGGCTGGCCTTGCTTGAG TTTTGATATAGTACGTGATTCACTGGGTTTAATTCGTACGGAATTTCCCCACACAGCATATTTGGTTGCAGGGACTCAG GCAGAGAAAGCTTCTTTCAACTCTATTGGAATATTTAAAGTATCGAATATTTCTGGTAAAAGGCGTGAATTGTTGCCTACCCAAAAAAATTCTGATGATGCTGACATGGATGCTGATAGTAGTGATAGTGATGAAGACAGTGAAGATGCGGAGAATAGTGGATCTTTAACACCAGCTTTGCAG TTACGCAAGGTAGCTCATGAAGGATGTGTCAACCGTATACGTGCAATGACACAAAATCCTCATATATGTGCATCTTGGTCAGATACTGGTCATGTTCAG GTATGGGACTTTACCACTCATCTAAATGCTTTAGCACAATCAGAAGCAGCAGTTAACCAGGGAGGCTCTTCAGTTTTTAATCAGGCTCCTTTAGTTAAGTTTGGAGGACACAAAGATGAAGGTTATGCAATAGATTGGAGTCCTCGTGTCACTGGAAGGCTGGTATCTG GTGATTGCAAGAATTGTATTTACTTATGGGAGCCTACATCTGGGGCCACATGGAATTTTAGTAGTGCATTTATCGGACATTCTGCAAGTGTGGAAGATCTGCAG TGGAGCCCTACAGAAGATGAGGTATTTGCTTCTTGTTCTGTTGATGGAAGTATTGCAATATGGGATATCCGCTTGGGGAAGTCACCAGCAATTTCTTTCAAGGCACATAATGCTGACGTAAATGTTATTTCATGGAACAG GTTGGCTAGTGTTATGCTGGCGTCTGGAAGTGACGACGGGACATTCTCTATTCGTGACCTTAGATTGTTATCACAAAAACAG GAAGATGATAAATCAGTTGTGGCACATTTTGAATACCATAAATACCCAGTAACATCCATTGAATGGAGTCCACACGAAGCCTCTGTTCTTGCAGTTTCATCATCCGACAATCAGTTGAC GATTTGGGACCTTTCTTTGGAGAAGGATGAGGAAGAGGAAGCAGAATTTAGAGCTAAAACAAATGAGCAAGTGAATGCTCCAGCAGATATACCCCCTCAACTTCTGTTTGTTCATCAG GGGcagaaagatttgaaagaacttcATTGGCATAGTCAGATTCCTGGTATGCTCGTGTCTACTGCAGCGGATGGTTTCAACATCTTGATGCCTTCAAACATTCAGAGTACTCTTCCCTCTGAAGGTGCCTGA